One Chloroflexota bacterium DNA window includes the following coding sequences:
- a CDS encoding aminotransferase class III-fold pyridoxal phosphate-dependent enzyme — MASATKLDVTRSVELYEEAVRLMPGGSQTKGKRPNPASYGAMPIFMSHGRGSRLWDVNGNSYIDYYGASGGVLLGYCHPDVDRAVAEQLEKGMLFSTPSEPEIECAKLVNEVVPCSEMVRFLKGGVDVNLCATRIARAYTKREIILNNGYRGWADEWNYWRNDGGMPAAFHTLNQQFRFNDLNHLEELFKLNDGKVAAVSFDCAEPAKEPEPGFLEDLKDLAHRHEALVIYDECMTGFRFALGGAQEYYGVEPDIATYAKGMANGMSLGAVTGSRDIMEKTADCLISLTFGGETLSLVASIATLQICRDEDVAGHINRISQAVMDGVEEVSHRVGIPMESFGPPALFGIRFIGGDEPLPAEAGTFFYTGLAKRGVMLKGSWNNVLYAHSDEDVAETLEAVEDALLDLRRARDAGRVADEVAAATISFNRPY; from the coding sequence ATGGCCAGCGCAACCAAGCTTGACGTTACTCGTTCGGTTGAACTGTACGAAGAGGCCGTGCGCCTCATGCCGGGCGGCTCGCAGACGAAGGGCAAGCGCCCCAATCCCGCTTCCTACGGCGCAATGCCCATCTTCATGTCCCACGGCAGGGGTTCCCGTCTTTGGGACGTGAACGGGAACAGCTACATTGACTACTATGGCGCGTCCGGCGGCGTCTTGCTGGGGTACTGTCATCCGGATGTCGACCGGGCCGTAGCGGAGCAACTTGAGAAGGGCATGCTCTTTAGCACGCCCTCGGAGCCGGAGATCGAGTGCGCCAAGCTCGTGAACGAGGTCGTGCCCTGCTCCGAGATGGTGCGCTTCCTCAAAGGCGGGGTGGACGTGAATCTCTGCGCGACGCGCATTGCGCGCGCGTACACCAAACGCGAGATCATTTTGAACAACGGCTATCGCGGCTGGGCGGACGAATGGAACTACTGGCGTAACGACGGCGGCATGCCGGCGGCCTTTCACACGCTAAACCAGCAGTTCCGCTTCAACGACCTCAACCACCTGGAGGAACTCTTCAAGCTCAACGACGGCAAAGTCGCCGCCGTCTCCTTCGATTGCGCGGAACCGGCCAAGGAGCCGGAGCCGGGTTTCCTAGAAGACCTAAAGGACTTAGCGCACCGACATGAGGCCCTTGTCATCTACGACGAGTGCATGACGGGATTTCGGTTCGCCCTGGGCGGCGCGCAGGAGTACTACGGCGTGGAGCCGGACATTGCCACCTACGCCAAGGGCATGGCCAACGGCATGTCACTGGGCGCGGTGACCGGCAGCCGCGACATCATGGAAAAGACCGCCGACTGTTTGATCAGTCTGACGTTTGGCGGGGAGACGCTTTCCCTTGTCGCGAGCATCGCCACGCTCCAAATCTGCCGCGACGAGGACGTGGCGGGGCACATCAACCGAATTTCGCAGGCGGTAATGGACGGCGTGGAAGAGGTCTCGCACCGCGTGGGCATCCCCATGGAGTCCTTCGGCCCGCCGGCGCTTTTTGGGATCCGCTTCATTGGCGGCGATGAGCCCCTGCCCGCTGAGGCTGGAACATTCTTCTACACCGGCCTCGCCAAGCGTGGCGTAATGCTCAAGGGCAGTTGGAACAACGTGCTTTACGCCCACAGCGACGAGGACGTGGCGGAGACCTTGGAGGCGGTGGAAGATGCCCTGCTGGATCTGCGCCGCGCGCGAGATGCCGGACGGGTTGCCGATGAAGTTGCCGCCGCCACGATATCGTTCAACCGGCCCTATTAA
- a CDS encoding amidohydrolase family protein, protein MIDANAYIGEWPFRRLNHAAPDALLRKMDALGIEKTVVSRLENVFYKDVMVGNRELHQIVQQQPDRLVPAYTINSAMPCWELDFKRCVEEYGMRNLRIHPNYHQFTLLEPHTTRVMDASLEAYAQYHMLTGNALALLECAKTHDLVVLLTLTLEDSRWHHWHVKVPPVTTTDAVEAICTFPDVRFLVCTGRYVHIADIWRRAYKNENVYFDVSRVQGPVDDIEQLCAQVGADHLLFGTNCPIFYPESAKLSIEHAEISDQEKELMLSANATRLFAL, encoded by the coding sequence GTGATAGACGCAAACGCATACATCGGAGAGTGGCCCTTCCGCCGCCTGAATCATGCGGCGCCGGACGCCCTGCTGCGCAAGATGGACGCGCTTGGCATTGAGAAAACCGTGGTCTCACGGCTGGAAAACGTCTTTTACAAAGACGTGATGGTCGGCAACCGCGAGTTGCACCAAATCGTGCAGCAGCAACCGGACCGCCTGGTGCCGGCGTATACCATCAATTCCGCCATGCCGTGTTGGGAGCTGGACTTCAAGCGGTGCGTAGAGGAATATGGCATGCGCAACCTGCGCATCCACCCCAACTACCATCAATTCACGCTGCTGGAACCCCATACCACACGCGTCATGGATGCCAGCCTGGAAGCGTATGCCCAATATCACATGCTCACCGGCAACGCCCTGGCACTACTCGAGTGCGCCAAGACCCACGATCTCGTAGTGCTCCTCACGCTCACTCTTGAAGACTCCCGCTGGCACCACTGGCACGTGAAGGTGCCGCCCGTCACCACTACCGATGCCGTAGAAGCTATCTGCACGTTCCCTGACGTGCGCTTTCTCGTGTGCACCGGCCGCTATGTCCATATAGCGGATATCTGGAGGCGCGCCTACAAAAATGAAAACGTGTACTTTGACGTTTCCCGCGTGCAGGGGCCGGTGGACGACATCGAGCAACTCTGCGCCCAAGTGGGAGCCGACCACCTGCTCTTCGGTACGAATTGCCCCATCTTCTATCCCGAATCTGCCAAGCTCAGCATCGAACACGCGGAGATTTCCGACCAAGAAAAAGAACTGATGCTCTCCGCTAACGCGACACGACTGTTTGCACTGTAA